Proteins encoded within one genomic window of Glycine soja cultivar W05 chromosome 1, ASM419377v2, whole genome shotgun sequence:
- the LOC114396029 gene encoding nicotinate phosphoribosyltransferase 2-like: protein MAVNGSKKKKSGQGIPGPTNPMVTPMLTDQYQFTMAYTYWKAGKHQERAVFDLYFRKNPFGGEYTVFAGLEECVRFVANYKLNEEDIDYIKNNLSVSCEDGFLDYLRRIDCSDVEVYAIPEGSVVFPKVPLLRIEGPIAVVQLLETPFVNLINFASLVSTNAARHRFVAGKTKTLLEFGLRRAQGPDGGVGASKYSYIGGFDATSNVAAGMLFGIPLRGTHSHAFVSSFMNLDEIKDKSLRKKDGSSTCKDFVSLVQSWLRKIERSNSLHGNFAETNQSELAAFTSYALAFPHNFLALVDTYDVMRSGIPNFCAVALALSDLGYKAIGIRLDSGDLAYLSCEVRKLFCSIEKEFGLPGFGKMSITASNDLNEETLDALNKQGHEIDAYGIGTYLVTCYAQAALGVVFKLVEINNKPRIKISEAVSKVTIPCKKRIYRLYGKDGYALVDILTGENEPSPKVGERILCRHPFEESKRAYVVPRKVEELLRCYCAGSSDKKEEILPPLKDIRERCIKQLEQMRSDHMRRLNPTPYKVSVSAKLYDFIHFLWLNEAPVGELR, encoded by the exons ATGGCAGTGAATGGGTCCAAGAAGAAAAAATCGGGTCAGGGCATACCCGGGCCCACGAACCCGATGGTGACGCCTATGCTGACGGATCAATATCAATTCACCATGGCTTATACGTACTGGAAAGCTGGCAAGCATCAAGAGCGTGCTGT GTTTGATTTGTATTTTCGGAAGAACCCCTTTGGAGGTGAGTACACTGTTTTTGCTGGTTTGGAAGAATGCGTGAGGTTCGTCGCTAATTACAAGCTCAACGAGGAAGACATTGATTATATCAAAAATAATTTGTCTGTTTCATGTGAG GATGGCTTCCTTGACTATCTTAGAAGAATTGACTGTTCTGATGTTGAGGTGTATGCTATTCCCGAAGGATCAGTTGTTTTTCCTAAGGTGCCCCTACTGAGAATTGAAGGTCCAATTGCC GTTGTTCAATTGCTGGAAACACCTTTTGTCAatctaattaattttgcatCATTAGTTTCTACTAATGCTGCAAGGCATCGTTTTGTTGCTGGAAAAACAAAAACTCTACTTGAGTTTGGACTACGAAGGGCACAG gggcCTGATGGTGGAGTGGGTGCATCAAAGTACAGTTACATTGGGGGATTTGATGCAACAAG CAACGTTGCAGCAGGAATGTTATTCGGGATTCCCCTTCGTGGAACTCATTCTCATGCATTCGTTAGCTCATTTATG AACCTTGACGAGATTAAAGACAAATCTCTTCGTAAAAAAGATGGTTCAAGTACATGTAAAGATTTTGTTAGTTTAGTTCAAAGCTGGCTGAGAAAAATTGAG AGGTCGAATTCACTACATGGAAATTTTGCTGAGACCAATCAAAGTGAGCTGGCAGCATTCACATCATATGCATTGGCATTTCCTCATAACTTTTTAGCCCTAGTAGACACTTATGAT GTCATGAGAAGTGGAATCCCTAACTTTTGTGCAGTTGCATTGGCTCTCAGTGATTTAGG ATACAAAGCAATTGGCATTAGACTGGATTCTGGTGACCTTGCATATTTGTCTTGTGAGGTCAGGAAGTTGTTTTGCTCCATTGAGAAGGAATTTGGATTGCCCGGTTTCGGGAAGATGAGTATCACAGCTAGTAATGACCTTAATGAGGAAACATTAGATGCTTTAAACAAACAG GGTCACGAGATTGATGCGTACGGAATTGGGACATACCTGGTTACGTGTTATGCTCAAGCTGCTTTAGGTGTTGTTTTCAAGCTGGTTGAGATAAACAATAAACCTCGTATCAAAATTTCTGAAGCTGTCTCAAAG GTCACTATTCCATGTAAGAAGCGAATATATAGATTGTATGGGAAAGATGGTTATGCTTTGGTAGACATACTGACTGGGGAAAATGAACCCTCTCCGAAG GTGGGAGAAAGAATCCTGTGCCGCCATCCCTTTGAAGAATCTAAGAGAGCATATGTGGTGCCTCGAAAAGTTGAGGAGCTTTTGAGGTGTTACTGCGCCGGGAGTTCAG ataaaaaggaagaaattctACCTCCTTTGAAGGACATAAGAGAGCGATGCATCAAGCAACTTGAGCAAATGCGATCTGACCACATGAGGAGACTTAATCCAACTCCATATAAG GTTAGCGTAAGTGCAAAACTATATGACTTCATTCATTTCTTGTGGCTCAATGAGGCGCCTGTTGGGGAGCTACGGTGA